The proteins below are encoded in one region of Ricinus communis isolate WT05 ecotype wild-type chromosome 6, ASM1957865v1, whole genome shotgun sequence:
- the LOC8289329 gene encoding uncharacterized protein LOC8289329 yields the protein MTEAGIFNLFFFQVIKLLPFLDHAKIHHTYPSINKVKPFYGLIISLGTLIKYSRKMASSYNSSSQFQQPLPIHLCFFLMILLLLLTLSWYTNYEPVLESMFDQVKLVLMVSPLLLLMAVRWLPNDRNGGIAYFIPLPEQGSLHKAGGTPWGVGFLLVFLFFMISYQSSFQERWFPLLSR from the coding sequence ATGACAGAAGCAGgaatctttaatctttttttctttcaagtaATAAAGCTCTTACCTTTCCTTGATCATGCAAAAATACACCACACTTACCCCTCTATAAATAAGGTCAAACCATTTTATGGATTAATTATAAGCCTTGGAACCCTCATCAAGTATTCAAGAAAGATGGCAAGTAGTTACAATTCATCATCACAATTTCAACAACCATTGCCTATACATCTCTGCTTCTTCCTCATGATACTGCTTCTGTTATTAACTTTGTCATGGTACACAAATTATGAGCCTGTGCTAGAAAGCATGTTCGACCAAGTGAAGCTAGTTCTCATGGTGTCTCCTTTGCTGCTACTGATGGCTGTTCGCTGGCTTCCCAATGATAGAAATGGAGGGATCGCCTACTTCATTCCTTTGCCAGAACAAGGCTCTCTTCATAAAGCTGGAGGAACTCCATGGGGAGTTGGGTTCCTTCTTgtgtttctatttttcatgatTTCTTACCAGTCTTCCTTTCAAGAACGTTGGTTTCCCCTTTTGAGCAGATAG